TGAACAGCGTTTGCTTTCTTACCTGTGTCAAGATCTCTCTGGCCATAACCTTGTCTCCATGTTTCATCATCATGTTGATGAatttactgaaaacaaaaagacaaaaattatCACCCGACATGAACTCTCAGATGCACAGCTTTGACTAaacaagtgtttgtttgttctacCTGAGGACTGGATCGTTGAAAACAGAGCTGGTGACTCCACTGGTTGCTGCCTTGATGGGTCTGAGCGCTTTGAGCTCCCGCTGTTCCTTCTCCTCAGCACTCAGCTCCGTCTCTGGTGTGCTGTAGGCCTCCTTCCTGACCTCTGGCTCCAGATAGTAAGGGTTGTATCTGCTCCATCTCACCAGGAACACTCTGCAAACAACGGGGGACACGAGAGAGTTTCACAAACTACtcagagtttgtgtgtgagggCAGGGTGTTGCTGGCTTTTTTTAATGATAGTGAATTCAATTTCTTGGGACTTTTGGACAGAACAGACAATTTGAAGACTGCAACTTTTTGATTGGCATtgttactatttttttttttaactttagagACCGaatgattaattcattttttgagtaatttaaatataatttatttaattttgtcttttagATATTTAATTGTATAATCAATCAAATCcaaatgtttttgatgaaacGCTCATTAATGCCTTTTCGCTGTTTTGTGACGTTTTATAGATTAAACGATTAAATAAACGAACAAATAATCGACAGATCaatcgatgatgaaaataatcgttacttgcagccctaaaaaaaaaaattgttaacgTGCGATGGGAATATGTCATTATTTTAGACACTTTATAGAACAAATTATCAATTGACTGATTAAAAATGATCAGCACTAATGACATTAGCggatcaataatgaaaataatgtattGCAGTCTAGCTACTACACATTCGTGTTGGCTAATCTTCCAGGTGCTGATATTTAACATAAGAGCTAGTTCGCTATGCACAATTACATTAGTGTTAGGACTCTGAATTGTAGGACAAATGTGCCCATAGCACAGTAATATTAAATAACCAGCTAACACCACCTGTTAATTGTTTATGTCTTTATAAAAGTCATAATTACCTTGGTGTCCAAGGTTTTAATAATCCTGAGATGGAAGCAGCCATCTTGAAAATGTGAGCGTCAGTTAGGACCCCAGATTAGTAGCTCCTGCAGATGCCTTAAATAAATCGGCGTTTCATTTgttagattttattttcaataccgtggaaaaatatgatttttttttcacaatggtagacactgtgtgtttattttcaaaaataattctgAACAATAATGTTGGACTCTCGCGCACTCGCCGGTGACATCGCGCGATGTTTTTAGTGCTATGGCGTACCAGGAAGGGGAGACGCTTGAGTCTTGGCTCAGTGAGTGATTAATCCCATTTTATGAATTAAATAATATGGGTAATTAGCTAGATACATTGCTCCGGGTGACAGGGCAGTAAATCCGTTAGTACGGAAGCTGTCAGTGCGCTGATAGCCGCTTTCTAGCTGATTCACAGCTAGTAAAGGGTCCTGGTTGACAGTCTACTGTCTGCTACATTAGCAGGGTGGGTGGAGAGCTATAATAAACACTGTCTGGGTTACATTTACCAGTGACAGGCAACTCAGTGTGTGCAGTGATTGTTGAAGCACTATGGATAGTTGTTCCTCAGTTACTTACAGCTTAATACTTGCAGTTTTTGGACAGAAAACAGATTCGTCTGTATACAATGAACACTAAATCAGATATTACAAGGAGGAAGAATGATAACAATTACTGCATTGTTATGTTGATCACAAGATTCACTGGGAGCCATATTCACAGTAGGATGTGATGCGCATTCATGTGCATTGCACAGCATAATGCTCCTCAAACACACCAGTTAAGTGAGTGTAAATGTCTTTTAACAGATAAAGCCACCCATCCAACAAACAGACAGGAGGACTGGGAGTACATCATAGGCTTCTGTGATCAGATCAACAAGGAACTGGAAGGGTATGTCGGTGAAATATTCAAAAgccattttttttgtcacttcagAAAAAGCTTCTCATGTGGAATTTGTTCTTGCAGTCCTCAGATAGCTGTAACACTGCTCGTCCACAAAATCCACTCACCACAAGAATGGGAAGCTCTTCAGGCTCTGACAGTAAGAAATACTTCACCTAAATGTCAACAAGCACCCCTTTTTAGCAACTACTGAAGCAAACACTTTGGCTTAATGACTCTGTGTACAGGTATTGGAGGCATGTATGAAGAACTGCGGGAGACGGTTTCATAATGAAGTCggaaaatacagatttttgaaTGAGCTGATTAAAGTTGTATCTCCAAAGGTGAGCACTTTCCAAATAGGTTCATATTTCATGTAAATGAAACGTATGCTGACTGTATGTCGTGCTGTCCAGCCTCTTTTTAATCAATCACCTCTTTCCAGTACATGGGTGACAGTGCACCTGAGAAGGTGAAGATGAAGATTGTAGAGATGCTGTACAGCTGGACAGTGGCTTTTCCAAACGAAACCAAGATCAGCGAAGCCTACCAGACGCTGAGAAGACAGGGTGTGTTGAGATGATTAACATAATGCATGTGAAAAGACATCCGCCTCAAAGGAAGCTTACTAATCCAGTCCTCACGCTCTCCCATCAGGCCTCGTGACGCGTGACCCGGAGTTACCGCTGGACAGGACTCTGATTCCTTCTCCTCCGACACGACCTAAACATCCGGTGTTTGACAACGAGGACATGGGCAAGGTGAGAGATTGAAGGAAAACAAATTCAACCAGGCTGTTTAAATGTGAAGTAACTCAAAAACATAGCTCCTCTCTAAATAACTCATGTTTGGCTCTTGATGAAAGAAATTCCTATGAAGTGAAGGCCACCATCACCAAAGGTGTAGCAGAATCATTTATTCTAGGTGAAACATGGTCTGTCCATTTATTAGTAAATGATGCATTTCTACTATTGCAAGCAAACTGatctttaagtgtgtgtgtgtgtgtgtgtgtgtgtgtgtgtgtgtgtgtgtgtgtgtgtttagctgcTTGCTGAGCTTCTCCGGAGTAAAAATCCAGAGGACCTCCAGGAAGCCAACAGACTAATCAAAAACATGGTGAAAGAGGTAAGACATGTCAGAGTTCCTGCCAGTGATATTATTACTATGATGTTTCTCATATATGACATGACCTTTTTTATGTGTAGTATAAAGTACACTGTGTCCGTTGTTTTTGTTAGGATGAGGCACGAGTGCATAAGGTTACAAAGCGTATACACACGCTGGAGGAGGTAAACATCAATGTCAAGTTGCTGACGGAGATGCTGTCCCACTACAACAAAGACAGCTCCACTAACTCAGACAAGGAGATAATTAAGGTGTGTGTccgtgcactcacacacacacacacacacacacacacacacacacacaaatgagatGGTAAACTTTAATGAATCTTTAATTTAATACTTGGAAGAAACTGGAATAGTTTCTTCTCACAGCAAACAAGGAAACAACAGATGTAGTTATATTTGGGGAGACAAATCAGATCAGATCAACCCAGTTCGCTCTGCACAGCAGTATTAGAATATATTTGATGGTGAACTACATGCAACAGTAAATCATTGTGATAATATTGTGTTGTGTCGTCACTTAGTAAGCTGATAGGTACATCGCTTTTATTCATGTCCTTTTCTATACAATTTAAAACACCCTCTTGTACCATTTGATTTTGGTCTAGTGTCTAATATTGACACTGGGCTTGTCTgaaatcaaccaatcagctccAACTCAACTCTAATCCAGAATTGCAAAGTGAAATGTAAACTCTTATCGTCCTGATAAGGTTCAACTGGCACACACGTCATTTCATCTCTTAATGATGCAATCAAAGGCAGTCAGAGTGGTAAACAATTACTATTCTCTGTGCACTTTACAACCTGAcatgatttaattgattttattcgacaatacatttttttttttttaaatacaggatATAGACTCCACGTACAATTTTTCAGAAATTGTCAAGGATAACACAAGAAAGCTAGTATGCTTGTTTCCATTGTGGTCGTTGATGGAAGGGGGTACAAGGATAGGCGTCAGCAAATAATGAACTTTATGGCTcatacatgcaaaaacactaaaTACTATATAACAGAGACACAATAAGGGAAAAAATACATGGGTGGATCTGTCCACAACACATCTCAGCAGTGTGTGAGATGATAATTTAATCTAACCTGTCTCCACACCgctttttacagcatttttgaACCTGCCCACTCCATCAACGTCCTTCATGACTTTGGGTAGCTTATTTCCCAGAACAGCTGCTGAGTATAAAAAGGTCTGGCGGTTTTgaagttcaacatttttagaCATATGGTCCTCAGACTCACGAGATCTGAGTAAGCATAACTCATATCTTAGTTCACTGTTGACAGGCACAAATAAGAGCCTTAGTTATGTCTCATATTTGTCTGAAAACATTAGACCGTGACCATGTTGTTTAGTGattttatagtgttttacaAAATTGTATTGTTTCAGAAATATTGTTTGGAttcaatgggttttttttttgatcaTGTAAAGTTATAATATGTTTGCATTGTGATATTTAAGTCAATAAACTGACTTGACAGCTGCATTGATACTGTACATCACCACCTTTGTATTTCCTCTCAGGAACTCTACGAGCGGTGTGACAAGCTGAGGCGTGCTGCTTTCAAAATGGCCACTGAGACAGAGGACAATGACGGCAGTTTAGGTTTGCTAGTTtggttctttttctttttatctttctaTCTTTATCCCTGTCTTCACATTTGGATCATTTCATTGTGTATAATCTGTAACCTCTGACCGTTGGCTCCTCAGGTGACATCCTGCAGGCCAGCGATGACCTCTCCAGGGTCATCAACTCCTATAAGAAGATTGTTGAGGGGCAGCCCATCAACGGCGACAGTGAAGAGCCTACAGCTGGTCACAGTGAGAGTGGTGAgagatattttttaattaatgtttttgcattttacatgaaaatgtgGTTACTTTATGTTCCAGATATCCTGCCATTGTGTAATTAATTCAGCTGCTGCGATCAATCTTCCTCGTTTTGTCACTCAACAGAGACCACAGATACACTGATCGACCTTGCCGGCCTTGACACTCCGAGCCCCCCTCAACCTGCCGCCCCTCCCTCTCAGCCCTCAAATCCTGTCTCCACCAATCCCATGGCTTCCTCTATCCCtgtcctgcctcctcctcccaaACGCCAGGCTGGCTCCCATGGCAGTCAGAGCAGCAGCCCGAGTCACCCCCCCCTCGACAAGGCCTCGGCTGCACTCTCTCTCCTCGATGACGAGCTGCTGTCTCTAGGTAGTGCATCCCCCATTGTGACTTATCGAGTTAAAGGAACAATTCGACAGTTCGGCTCTGTCCAACGGTatcaaaatccgcctaccagcaccttttaaagctcactaaaaaACACGTgatatctcatttgtttcatcCAGAGCAGTAACTTCCcagagtctccactggttgcctggcaactgctcccagccaagcaATATAACCATATATAACCTCCCGTAAAATtgcaaatttttgtttttacattccgGTTtatgtatggattaaacaaaacGAGACATAATGTGTTAGTCAGCCgatttgattaaattaaaagggagccaggctagctgttttcccctgtttccaatatttaggctaagctaagctaaccatctcctagctgtagccttatatttaatggacatatatgagagtggtatcaaccttCTCATTTAACTGTCCGCCAGAaggcgaataagcgtatttctcaaaatgtcgaactattggTTTAATATAGCAATTTCCTTGATGTGGTTTGTGAGAGTACTAGAAAGAAAATCTGTATTAAAGATAAaagattttctctcttttgatgATACAAATGCCCGTACCTTTTTTCAGGACTGAACGACCCCCCTACCTTTCTGAGCAGCCAGTCAAAACCCAAGTTGAACGAATTGTCCAATCAGTGGACTTCCTTGCAGGTACATCTAAAATTGTTTGTGAGCAACCTTAACCAAACCGCAGCTTGTTAGTCAGTGTGTCATGGGTAAAGGATCTTGTCTCCATATGTCCTCTGCAGGCTCCGGCTTCAAGTGTGGATATGTTTGGCAGTCTAGCTTGTTCAGGTCCAGTGGCGCCCCCAGCAGAACCAGCTGCTGCAACACAGAGTCTCCAGAACCTGCAAGACCTGGCCATGATAGGATTTTCAGATCACAAGAGGTACAGAGTCATCTACAgtgtttttctctccaccttCTGTAATTGGAAATCAGTACTAACAATTTGAATAATAGCAAACACAGTGTATTTTCACAGCATTTTCTCTTATTATGCCCCTGTTTGtagacatttttaattgttggtGCTCTTATTTGACCAGTCTGCAGTATTTTATGGTCCCATAGCGATCCATCAAgtgttattttcagtttgtccagCCAGATGATGGCCAGAGGAAGTAGCTTTGGGATGCCTGCAGCAGCACCTCCCCTTCTACCCCGGCAGGGCTCTCCCTCCTCACCCTCTCTTCTCCAGGGTACAATGCCTGGCTCTCCCGCTCTGTCCCATGCCAAGGCCCAGAGCCTGGGCTCGGCTCCGGGCAGCCCACTGTTCCGCTCTCTGTCCCCCTGCCACCCTCCCCTCCAGGGAAGCCCGGCCAGAGCCACAGACATCTCCCTGAGCAATGTGCATGTCCCTCTGGAGGCCATCAGACCAAGTAAGgacagaagggggggggggcaaggaATGATGGGCTTGACTGGTTAATGGAAtgacaaatgataaaaaaaaaaaagaacaagaataCATAGCTGAATGTAGACTCTTTGAATAGCTCATGTCTGCCTGTTCCTGATTGGCTGtgctctgtctgtcctcaggtAAAGTGCTGCCTGTGACGGCCTACGATAAGGACGGTGTTCGCATGCTCCTCAACTTTGCATCTGACTGTCCCCCCGGCAGGCCTGATGTGTTGGTAATGGTGGTGTCCATGCTCAATACAGCACCCCTGCCTGTTCACAATGTGGTACTGCAAGCTGCTGTCCCCAAGGTAGAGTTATTTACTCCTCTGTTcagtcatgtgttttgttttcttttatttgctgTGTTGTCATTGCGTAAGCTTAAGggttttattagctttttcctCAAACCGTtaatgaacatgtt
This genomic interval from Siniperca chuatsi isolate FFG_IHB_CAS linkage group LG21, ASM2008510v1, whole genome shotgun sequence contains the following:
- the gga3b gene encoding ADP-ribosylation factor-binding protein GGA3, whose amino-acid sequence is MAYQEGETLESWLNKATHPTNRQEDWEYIIGFCDQINKELEGPQIAVTLLVHKIHSPQEWEALQALTVLEACMKNCGRRFHNEVGKYRFLNELIKVVSPKYMGDSAPEKVKMKIVEMLYSWTVAFPNETKISEAYQTLRRQGLVTRDPELPLDRTLIPSPPTRPKHPVFDNEDMGKLLAELLRSKNPEDLQEANRLIKNMVKEDEARVHKVTKRIHTLEEVNINVKLLTEMLSHYNKDSSTNSDKEIIKELYERCDKLRRAAFKMATETEDNDGSLGDILQASDDLSRVINSYKKIVEGQPINGDSEEPTAGHSESETTDTLIDLAGLDTPSPPQPAAPPSQPSNPVSTNPMASSIPVLPPPPKRQAGSHGSQSSSPSHPPLDKASAALSLLDDELLSLGLNDPPTFLSSQSKPKLNELSNQWTSLQAPASSVDMFGSLACSGPVAPPAEPAAATQSLQNLQDLAMIGFSDHKSLSSQMMARGSSFGMPAAAPPLLPRQGSPSSPSLLQGTMPGSPALSHAKAQSLGSAPGSPLFRSLSPCHPPLQGSPARATDISLSNVHVPLEAIRPSKVLPVTAYDKDGVRMLLNFASDCPPGRPDVLVMVVSMLNTAPLPVHNVVLQAAVPKSMKVKLQPPSGTELALFNPILPPASITQIMLLANPTKEKVRLRYKLAFSLGDRLVNEVGEVDQFPPQETWGHL